aaatccggagaagagtcaggctggctaaggtcattcacgatctggcggcaaggtacaaaatcagcaggctgtagaatagtcgagatatcaggcaggagttcaatacaaggaagatcactgaagtcaaaacacccagggaagaaatccaaataaacgggcactgagtgatgacctcacttcctatttaaaggctgtccagattgagaattgtccacagctggcagcaggtggagctagagagtatgatgtagtgttgaacacagtaaggacattcccaaagtctagatctcttctgtagcacaacaggtaaggctatggtttaagagaccaggaagatcccggttCGAATACAACCCGGATCATgacaatatactacatcaggggcaagctgcgcctgtcaccaagtgcatttaaccctcagtagtgtggttggtcaagctgtcacaccaagtgcatttaaccagcaatagtctgtttatttttgggccatatactacatcaggggcaagctgcgcctgtcaccaagtgcatttaaccctcagtagtgtggttggtcaagctgtcacaccaagtgcatttaaccagcaatagtctgtttattttttggccatatactacatcaggggcaagctgagcctgtcaccaagtgcatttaaccctcagtagtgtgattggtcaagctgtcacaccaagtgcatttaaccatcaatagtgtggttattttttggccatatcccagtctaattctgccagtaaacgtatacctgtcacccagcgcctaaatactaggcctcaagtttatatccagctaaatctgtcgttactgctgtactgttgtggctgggcaagttatttagtgtccgtcaaagcacagtttttgttctgggttgaaatacaattcccaatttagcaatttcctaatttagtggtttctgctgtatcagagctatttgaaatctatccctaaaagggtatataatattcaaggtgcacatagggtcattcagaataacttcacacacacgctactgtgcatttccaagtctaattctgtcagtaaatctatacctgtcacccagcgcctaaatactaggcctcaaatttatatccagctaaatctgtcgttactgctgtactgttgtggctgggcaagttatttagtgtccgtcaaagcacagtttttgttctgggttgaaatccaattcccaatttagcaatttcctaatttagtggtttctgctgtatcaggcctactttaaatacatccctaaaagggtatatcagaatcaaggtgctgataggatcattctgaataacttcacacacacgctactgtgcatttccaagtctaattctgtcagtaaatctatacctgtcacccagcgcctaaatactaggcctcaaatttatatcccgctaaatctgtcattactgctgtactgttgtggctgggcaagttatttagtgtccatcaaagcacattttttgttctgggttgaaatccaattcccaatttagcaatttcctaatttagtggtttctgctgtatcagagctatttgaaatctatccctaaaagggtatataatattcaaggtgcacatagggtcattcagaataacttcacacacacgctactgtgcatttccaagtctaattctgtcagtaaatctatacctgtcacccagcgcctaaatactaggcctcaaatttatatcccgctaaatctgtcgtaactgctgtactgttgtggctgggcaagttatttagtgtccgtcaaagcacattttttgttctgggttgaaatacaattcccaatttagcaatttcctaatttagtggtttctgctgtattagagctatttgaaatctatccctaaaagggtatataatattcaaggtgcacatagggtcattcagaataacttcacacacacgctactgtgcatttccaagtctaattctgtcagtaaatctatacctgtcacccagcgcctaaatactaggcctcaaatttatatcccgctaaatctgtcgttactgctgtactgttctggctgggcaagttatttagtgtccgtcaaagcacattttttgttctgggttgaaatacaattcccaatttagcaatttcctaatttagtggtttctgctgtatcagagctatttgaaatctatccctaaaagggtatataatattcaaggtgcacatagggtcattctgaataacttcacacacacgctactgtgcatttccaagtctaattctgccagtaaacccatacctgtcacccagcgcctaaatactaggcctcaaatttatattcagctgaatttgaatacaatacattgggccaaataatatttttgttgttgtggtgaacgataacaatgaggaaaacatctagtaagggacgcggatgtttgggggacaggccccacaccgcacaggagttgtggcggggtatagaacaacagaccgacgagtggttgctgccggtgagcctcaagcccggcctggtggtgtgcgataatgggcgaaatctcgttgcagctctgggactagccggtttgatgcacatcccttgcctggcgcatgtgctgaatttggtggtgcagaagttcattcacaactaccccgacatgtcagagctgctgcataaagtgcgggccgtctgttcgcgcttccggcgttcacatcctgccgctgctcgcctgtctgcgctacagcgtaacttcggccttcccgctcaccgcctcatatgcgacgtgcccaccaggtggaactccaccttgacaatggacagactgtgcgagcagcagcaggccatagtggagtttcagctgcagcacgcacgggtcagtcacactacggaacagcaccacttcaccaccaatgactgggcctccatgcgagacctgtgtgccctgttgcgctgtttcgagtactccaccaacatggccagtgacgccgttatcagcgttacaataccacttttatgtctccttgagaaaacacttagggcgatgatggaagaggaggtggcccaggaggaggaggaggaggaggaggaagaggggtcatttttagcactttcaggccagtctcttcgaagtgactcagagggaggttttttgcaacagcagaggccaggtacaaatgtggccagccagggcccactactgaaggacaaggatgaggtggaggaggatgaggatgaagcatggtcacagcgggggtgcacccaacgcagctcgggcccatcactggtgcgtggctggggggaaaggcaggacgatgacgatacgcctcccacagaggacagcttgtccttacccctgggcagcctggcacacatgagcgactacatgctgcagtgcctgcgcaacgacagcagagttgcccacattttaacgtgtgcggattactgggttgccaccctgctggatccacgctacaaagacaatgtgcccaccttacttcctgcactggggcgtgataggaagatgcgcgagtacaagcgcacgttggtagacgcgctacttagagcattcccaaatgtcacaggggaacaagtggaagcccaaggccaaggcagaggaggagcaagaggtcgccaaggcagctgtgtcacggccagctcctctgagggcagggttagcatggcagagatgtggaaaagttttgtcaacacgccacagctaactgcaccaccacctgatacgcaacgtgttagcaggaggcaacatttcactaacatggtggaacagtacgtgtgcacacccctccacgtactgactgatggttcggccccattcaacttctgggtctctaaattgtccacgtggccagagctagccttttatgccttggaggtgctggcctgcccggcggccagcgttttgtctgaacgtgtattcagcacggcagggggcgtcattacagacaaacgcagccgcctgtctacagccaatgtggacaagctgacgttcataaaaatgaaccaggcatggatcccacaggacctgtccgtcccttgtccagattagacattaactacctccccttaaccatatattattgtactccagggcacttcctcatttaatcctatttttattttaccattatattgcgaggctacccaaagttgaatgaacctctcctctgtctgggtgccggggcctaaatatatgccaatggactgttccaatgttgggtgacgtgaagcctgattctctgctatgacatgcagactaattctctgctgacatgaagccagattctctgttacgggacctctctcctctgcctgggtgctgggcctaaatatctgacaatggactgttgcagtggtggctgacatgaagcctgattttctgctatgacatgcagactgattctctactgacatgaagccagatcctctgttacgggacctctctcctctgcctgggtgttgggcctaaatatctgacaatggactgttgcagtggtggctgacgtgaagcctgattctctgctgacatgaagccagattgtctgttacgggacctctctcctctgcctgggtgctgggcctaaatatctgacaatggactgttgcattggtggctgacgtgaagcctgattctctgctatgatatgaagactgattctctgctgacatgaagccagattgtctgttacgggacctctctcctctgcctgggtgctgggcctaaatttatgaaaatggactgttgcattggtggctgacgtgaagcctgattctctgctatgatatgaagactgattctctgctgacatgaagctagattgtctgttacgggacctctctcctctgcctgggtgctgggcctaaatttatgaaaatggactgttacagtggtgggtgacgtgaagcctgattctctgctatgacatgaagactgattctctgctgacatgaagccagattgtctgttacgggacctctctcctctgcctgggtgcttggcctaaatttatgaaaatggactgttgcagtggtggctgacgtgaagcctgattctctgctatgacatgcagactgattctctgctgacatcaagacagattctctgttacgggacctctctcctctgcctgggtgccggggcctaaatatctgagaatggactgttccagtggtgggtgacgtgaagccagattctctgctatgggacctctctccaattgattttggttaattttttttttttttattttaattttaattcatttccctatccacatttgtttgcaggggatttacctacatgttgctgccttttgaagccctctagccctttcctgggctgttttacagcctttttagtgccgaaaagttcgggtccccattgacttcaatggggttcgggttcgggacgaagttcggatcgggttcggatcccgaacccgaacattttcgggaagttcggccgaacttctcgaacccgaacatccaggtgtccgctcaactctactctaaaGGTCCAAAGAATCTCGGAGCAAACCTAAAACTGGGGACTCTTAAGTGCATGTTTTTGGAGGAAAGCCATACCTTTTCCCCAGAGGAGAACTGAGGTGGTTTCCTTGTGATAACCGGAAGAGAGGTCCAGATCTATTTCTAGAACACGACAGAGGGCTCTCTAGAGCTTGGACGTAAACTGAACTCCTCGATCGGAAACAATATGTCCAGGCAAGCCATGTAAATGAAATATATGTTTTATGAACAGTTTGGTGAATTCCGAAGCCGAGGGTAATCCAGTCAACGGAACGAAGTGcaccatcttggagaagcgatccacaACAACCCAAATCACGGTACATTCAGCTGGAAaaggcagatcagtaataaagtccatagcatTAGGAACGGGTAGAGGTAGCAACAGGCCTGGAAACTTTATTTTGAGCACAGACGGTGCAGGCCGAAACAAAGTCACGTACGTCTTTGGATaatgtgggccaccagtagtggcgaGACACTAGTTCAGTGGTCTTGCGGATCCTGGTATGACCGGCTAGTTTGGAGTTGTGTCCCGATGACAGGATGCTTTTCCTTTTGGCAGAGGGTACGAATGTTCTCCCGGGAGGAATGTCTCTTACCAGGATAGGAGCCACCGTGATGAAGCGAGCAGTATCTATCATGTATTGAGGCTTCTCCTGCTGGACAGAAAAATCAAAAGATCGGGACAGAGtatctgccttgatgtttttctCAGCCGGGCAGAAGTGTAACTCAAAGTTAAAACGGGAGAAGAAAAGTGCCCACCTGGCTTGGCGAGGGTTCAGATGCTGAGCTGTCTGCAGgtatgtgagatttttgtggtcgGTGAAAAATATTACCGGATGCTGGGCTCCTTCGAATAGATAACACCACTCctccaaggcaagttttatggccAGGAGCTCTCTGTACCCAATACAGTAGTTCCTCTCAAACATCTTGCCCATGGAATTCTTTTGCAGTAAGACCGCACCAGCTCCTATGGAAGAGGCGTCCACTTCCACTAAAAAGAATTGGTGGAAGACATCGGGATGTCACAGAATAGGTGCAGATGCAAAGGAGCTCTTTAATTGGATGAAAGCGGCATCTGCCTCAGGAGGCCAGTCTTTGGCATTCACCCCTTTTCGAGTAAGGTCGGATATCAGAGATGTTAGGGAGGAAAAGTTCAGAATAAACTGCCGATAAAAATTGGCTAATCCCAGGAAGCACTGTATAGCGCGCAGCCCCTGTGGACGAGGCCAGTACTTTACCGCATTCAGTTTTTCAGAATCCATCTGTAATCCAGCATccgagatgatgtatccgagaaATGGTACTGTCATTTTCTCGAAGGtgcatttctcgagtttggcataGAGTCTATTCTCCCTCAGGCGCTGTAAGACGAGTCGTACATGCCTTCGATGAGTGTTCAAGTCTGGAGAGAAGACCATCCAGATACACAATCACGCAGGTATAGAGCAGGTCCCGAAAGACATAATTAATTAGCTCTTGGAATACCGCAGGAGTATTGCATAGACCGAAGGGCATGACGAGGTACTCGTAGTGTCCATCGCGAGTGTTGAAAGCGGTCTTCCGCTCATCACCTTTTCGAATGCGGACCAGATTATATGCACCGCGCAGGtcaagtttggtgaagactctAGCCCCCCGGATCCTGTCAAAAAGTTCAGAGATCAACGTTTATTAACTGTGATCTTATTCAGACCTCGATAATCGATACAGGGCCGCAAGGACCCATCTTTCTTCTGTACAAAGAAAAAACCGTCCCCAGCTGGTGAAGTGGACTTACGAAATAAACCCCCTCTCAAGATTCTCCTTGATGTAGTCAGTCATTGCCTGAGTCTCTGGGAGTGAGAGTGGGTAGACTCGACCACGAGGAGGGGTAGCACCGGGCAGAAGATCGATCGGACAGTCATATGGACAACGAGGAGGCAGAATTTCAGCATTCTTTTTACTAAAGATGTCCGCGTAGCCGGCATATTGCTGCGGTAGTACAGGCAGGTCTACTGGTAAGCGTAGGCGGGGAGGCCGGTCGGACCTCCACTAAGCATGTGGAGTGATAAGATGATCCCCATTGCAGAATCTGACCGGAGTGCCAGTCCACAATTGGTGAATGAAGACATAGCCAGGGTAGCCCAAGAATAATGGGATTCACAGAGACTGGCAGGACATAGGAAGAGATCACCTCTGAGTGCAGAACCCCAATTTGTAGTTTGAGGGGCACAGTAACAGTGAGTACTGGTTTAGAAAGCGGTAGTCCATTTACTGAAAATCACTGACAAAGGTCTCTGCAGCCGCATGGTGGGAAGCCGATACTGATGCTATTGGAAGGACTGGCCTCTGAAATGAAGGAGCCAGACGAGATGGTCTTCTGGTGCATGCGACCTGCTTAGAACATTCCCTGAAATGCACATCAATCCATGTAGCCAATGTAATCAGGTCGTTCAGAGACGACGGGCAGTCGCACCCAGCCAATTCGTCCTTAATATGGACACCAGAACACCGCCAGTTGAGCCTCATCATTCCACGCAAGTTCGTCCGCTAGCGTACGGAACTGGATGGTGTACTGACCCACAGTCGCAAAACCTTgacatagatgtagcagagctgaggcaGCCTAGGACGTACGAGCCGACTCCTCAAAGACCATCCGGAAGGTAGTcaggaaagactgcagattagTAGCCTCTGGACCTCTATGTTCCCAAAGAGGATTTGCCCAGGCGAGAGCAGGGATATTACGAATGCAACCTTGGACTGCTCCATAGGGAACCTCTCCCCATTTAACTCGAAGTGGATCAGGCAATGGTTAAGGAATCCCCGACACGTTTTAGGATTACCACCATAGCGGGTTGGCAGCGGGAGTTGCACTCCGGCGAAAGTCTGTTCCGGAATCACTGGTGGCAACGTAGCAGGCAGAGGAGTGACTGGAGTGCTTGCCGTGCCCGAATGAGAGACAGAATCCAAGCCAACAGCAACATTTTGCATAAACTGCATCAATATGTCTTGTCGTTCACTCTAGTATTTAAATTCCTGTAAGAGATCATGAACAGTGGTCTTGGGATGACCAGAGGGGTCCATGGCCTCAGATTACTGTCGCAGGCAGTGGATGTGAACCCATTGTGCTACGGGCTGGCTGTGCCTGGTtttagagcctctgatggtgaggatagactttgcCGTTAGGTTAGCTGCCAGGTACCACTCCAGGGTAGTCCCACCCTCagtagcagctggtccaggcgaacCAGGAGGTACCTGCAAAGGTACCGACAGTACATGCGTGGTTAGACAGTACAAATTTGAAAACAACTACGATACGTCGTTATATATTTCAGCGCTGCAGTCCAAACTGTGACGTGGGTAAGTCtcacactttaaagaggaccgttcactagaataaaaaatctaaactaagcatacagacatggagagcggcgcccagggatctccctgcacttactattatccctgggcgccactccgttctcctggtataggctccggtatcttcaaatgttcggctcaactgggtggagcctgtcggcgtctccttctcccaggctgtagcgctggccaatcgcagtgctcagctcatagcctgagagtttttttttctctcaggctatgaactgaacgctgcgattggccagtgctacagcctgggagaaggagacgccggcaggctccacccagttgagccgaacatataaAGATACCaaagcctataccgggagaacggagcggcgcccagggataatagtaagtgcagggagatccctgggcgccgctctccatgtctgtatgcttagtttagattgtattctagtgaaaggtcctctttaaaagcaaTAAAGTCAAACAGACCGTGCTGCTGTACACCAATATGAATCTCCTCGTCAATCATAACAGGCTATTTTTCATCTGAGATTGAAAACACCATCTAGCTCCCCAGGAAAGTGTCTGTCCTCTTCCAGACTCTCCTATAGGGATCAAGGATTCGCCACAATTGTGAAGTATTGCCAGACTCTGTGAATATAAAAAGgctttattctacttacaaacaCATCCTTGTTAAAAGCACATCAAAGTCTTAAAACCGCATGCACATCAATGCCCTGAGACAGAGGAGGAGGTATTAAGGGTgggccagagggctgaaagaggtgtgtttttctgggcacatcgccgaggggcctgggcacttgcggcAGTAAAGCCACTTCTGGGCA
This portion of the Bufo gargarizans isolate SCDJY-AF-19 chromosome 1, ASM1485885v1, whole genome shotgun sequence genome encodes:
- the LOC122926380 gene encoding uncharacterized mitochondrial protein AtMg00860-like — its product is MVFSPDLNTHRRHVRLVLQRLRENRLYAKLEKCTFEKMTVPFLGYIISDAGLQMDSEKLNAVKYWPRPQGLRAIQCFLGLANFYRQFILNFSSLTSLISDLTRKGVNAKDWPPEADAAFIQLKSSFASAPIL